From one Streptomyces sp. NBC_01478 genomic stretch:
- the recF gene encoding DNA replication/repair protein RecF (All proteins in this family for which functions are known are DNA-binding proteins that assist the filamentation of RecA onto DNA for the initiation of recombination or recombinational repair.) — MHVTHLSLADFRSYAGVDVPLDPGVTAFVGPNGQGKTNLVEAIGYLATLGSHRVSSDAPLVRMGADRAIIRAQVRQGERQQLVELELNPGRANRARINRSSQVRPRDVLGIVRTVLFAPEDLALVKGDPGERRRFLDELITARSPRMAGVRSDYERVLKQRNTLLKSAALARRHGGRSMDLSTLDVWDQHLARVGAELLAQRLDLIAAVQPLADKAYEQLAPGGGPLALEYKPSAPGEAHTREDLYEQLMAAIAEARKQEIERGVTLVGPHRDDLILKLGQMPAKGYASHGESWSYALALRLASYDLLRGEGNEPVLVLDDVFAELDTRRRERLAELVAPGEQVLVTAAVDDDVPHVLAGTRYSVAEGAVERV; from the coding sequence ATGCACGTCACGCATCTGTCGCTGGCCGACTTCCGCTCGTACGCCGGGGTCGACGTCCCGCTCGACCCCGGCGTCACCGCGTTCGTGGGCCCGAACGGCCAGGGCAAGACCAACCTCGTCGAGGCCATCGGCTATCTCGCCACCCTGGGCAGCCACCGCGTCTCCTCCGACGCCCCGCTGGTCCGTATGGGCGCCGACCGCGCGATCATCCGGGCGCAGGTCAGACAGGGCGAGCGGCAGCAACTGGTCGAGCTTGAGCTGAACCCCGGCCGCGCCAACCGCGCCCGCATCAACCGGTCCTCGCAGGTCAGACCCCGTGACGTGCTGGGCATCGTACGGACCGTGCTGTTCGCGCCCGAGGACCTCGCCCTGGTGAAGGGGGATCCCGGGGAGCGGCGGCGTTTTCTCGACGAGCTGATCACCGCGCGGTCTCCGCGCATGGCCGGTGTGCGGTCCGACTACGAGCGGGTGCTCAAGCAGCGCAACACCCTGCTGAAGTCGGCCGCGTTGGCGCGTCGGCACGGCGGGCGGTCGATGGACCTGTCCACGCTCGACGTGTGGGATCAGCATCTCGCGCGCGTGGGGGCCGAGTTGCTCGCCCAGCGCCTCGATCTGATCGCGGCGGTGCAGCCCCTCGCCGACAAGGCGTACGAGCAACTGGCGCCCGGCGGTGGGCCGTTGGCCCTGGAGTACAAGCCGTCGGCGCCCGGTGAGGCGCACACGCGCGAGGATCTCTACGAGCAGTTGATGGCGGCGATCGCCGAGGCGCGCAAGCAGGAGATCGAGCGGGGCGTCACCCTCGTAGGGCCCCATCGGGACGATTTGATTCTCAAACTCGGTCAGATGCCCGCCAAGGGATATGCCTCGCACGGGGAGTCCTGGTCGTACGCGCTGGCGTTGCGGCTGGCGTCGTACGACCTGCTCAGGGGTGAGGGCAATGAGCCGGTGCTCGTGCTCGACGACGTGTTCGCCGAGCTGGACACGCGCCGTCGGGAGCGGCTGGCCGAACTGGTGGCGCCCGGCGAGCAGGTGCTGGTGACGGCCGCGGTCGACGACGACGTGCCGCACGTGCTGGCGGGGACGCGGTACAGCGTGGCGGAGGGGGCGGTGGAGCGCGTATGA
- a CDS encoding DUF721 domain-containing protein — translation MSTDRPAAGEPAPEKAPEPSGVDLARVALRAAKEQARARGDAAQQKKQARRGGLRSGARADGRDPMALGAAINRLLNERGWETPAAVGGVMGRWPQIVGEDLANHCVPERYDEDERVLVVQCDSTAWATQLRHLTPTLVARLNEDLGHGTVRMIKVLNPGGPPRRYGPLRAPGSTGPGDTYG, via the coding sequence ATGAGCACCGACAGGCCCGCTGCGGGGGAACCCGCGCCCGAGAAGGCCCCCGAGCCCTCCGGCGTCGACCTCGCGCGCGTGGCGTTGCGCGCCGCGAAAGAGCAGGCACGCGCGCGTGGGGACGCGGCGCAGCAGAAGAAGCAGGCGCGGCGCGGTGGCCTGCGCTCCGGCGCGCGCGCCGACGGCCGTGACCCGATGGCGCTCGGCGCCGCCATCAACCGGCTGCTGAACGAGCGCGGCTGGGAGACGCCGGCCGCGGTGGGCGGTGTGATGGGCCGCTGGCCGCAGATCGTCGGCGAGGATCTGGCCAACCACTGCGTACCGGAGAGGTACGACGAGGACGAGCGGGTGCTGGTCGTGCAGTGCGACTCCACGGCCTGGGCGACCCAGTTGCGGCACCTCACGCCCACGCTGGTGGCCAGGCTCAACGAGGACCTGGGGCACGGCACCGTACGGATGATCAAGGTGCTCAATCCCGGCGGACCGCCCCGCCGCTACGGCCCGCTGCGGGCTCCGGGCAGCACGGGTCCCGGCGACACCTATGGGTGA
- the gyrB gene encoding DNA topoisomerase (ATP-hydrolyzing) subunit B encodes MADSGNPNENIPSTDAGANGGAHTSNGEVTASYDASAITVLEGLDAVRKRPGMYIGSTGERGLHHLVQEVVDNSVDEALAGHADTIDVTILHDGGVRVIDNGRGIPVGIVPSEGKPAVEVVLTVLHAGGKFGGGGYAVSGGLHGVGVSVVNALSSKVAVEVRTEGYRWTQDYKLGVPTAPLAKHEATDETGTSVTFWADPDIFETTEYSFETLSRRFQEMAFLNKGLTIKLTDERELAKATAGADEAGADEKDEVKTVTYHYEGGIVDYVTYLNSRKGDVVHPTVIDLEAEDKDKSLSLEVAMQWNSGYTEGVYSFANIIHTHEGGTHEEGFRAALTSLINKYARDKKLLREKDDNLTGDDIREGLTAIISVKLAEPQFEGQTKTKLGNTEAKTFVQKAVYEHLNDWLDRNPNEASDIIRKGIQAATARVAARKARDLTRRKGLLETASLPGKLSDCQSNDPTKCEIFIVEGDSAGGSAKSGRNPQYQAILPIRGKILNVEKARIDKILQNQEIQALISAFGTGVHEDFDIARLRYHKIILMADADVDGQHISTLLLTFLFRFMRPLVEAGHVFLSRPPLYKIKWGRDDFEYAYSDRERDALIELGRQSGKRIKEDSIQRFKGLGEMNAEELRITTMDQEHRVLGQVTLDDAAQADDLFSVLMGEDVEARRQFIQRNAKDVRFLDI; translated from the coding sequence GTGGCCGATTCCGGCAACCCCAACGAGAACATCCCGTCCACCGACGCCGGCGCCAACGGCGGGGCTCACACCTCGAACGGCGAGGTCACCGCCTCGTACGACGCCAGCGCCATCACCGTCCTCGAGGGTCTGGACGCGGTTCGCAAGCGACCCGGTATGTACATCGGCTCGACCGGCGAGCGCGGCCTGCACCACCTCGTGCAGGAGGTCGTCGACAACTCCGTCGACGAGGCGCTGGCCGGACACGCGGACACGATCGACGTCACGATCCTTCACGACGGCGGCGTGCGCGTCATCGACAACGGCCGAGGCATCCCGGTGGGCATCGTCCCGTCCGAGGGCAAGCCCGCCGTCGAGGTCGTGCTGACGGTGCTGCACGCGGGCGGCAAGTTCGGGGGCGGCGGTTACGCGGTCTCCGGCGGTCTGCACGGCGTGGGCGTGTCCGTGGTGAACGCGCTGTCCAGCAAGGTCGCCGTCGAGGTCAGGACCGAGGGCTACCGCTGGACGCAGGACTACAAGCTGGGCGTCCCCACGGCCCCGCTCGCGAAGCACGAGGCCACGGACGAGACCGGTACGTCGGTCACCTTCTGGGCCGACCCGGACATCTTCGAGACCACCGAGTACTCCTTCGAGACGCTGTCGCGGCGCTTCCAGGAGATGGCGTTCCTCAACAAGGGTTTGACGATCAAACTCACTGACGAGCGCGAGCTGGCGAAGGCCACGGCCGGTGCCGACGAGGCGGGTGCGGACGAGAAGGACGAAGTCAAGACCGTCACGTACCACTACGAGGGCGGCATCGTCGACTACGTGACGTACCTCAACTCCCGCAAGGGAGACGTGGTGCACCCGACCGTCATCGACCTGGAGGCGGAGGACAAGGACAAGAGCCTGTCCCTCGAGGTCGCGATGCAGTGGAACAGTGGTTACACCGAGGGTGTGTACTCCTTCGCCAACATCATCCACACGCACGAGGGCGGCACGCACGAAGAGGGCTTCCGGGCCGCGCTGACGTCACTGATCAACAAGTACGCGCGCGACAAGAAGCTGCTCCGCGAGAAGGACGACAACCTCACGGGCGACGACATCCGCGAGGGTCTGACCGCGATCATCTCGGTGAAGCTGGCCGAGCCGCAGTTCGAGGGTCAGACGAAGACCAAGCTCGGCAACACCGAAGCGAAGACCTTCGTGCAGAAGGCGGTCTACGAGCACCTCAACGACTGGTTGGACCGCAACCCGAACGAAGCGTCGGACATCATCCGCAAGGGCATCCAGGCGGCCACCGCGCGCGTGGCGGCCCGCAAGGCCCGCGACCTCACCCGTCGCAAGGGCCTCCTGGAGACGGCGTCCCTGCCGGGCAAGCTGTCCGACTGCCAGTCGAACGACCCCACCAAGTGCGAGATCTTCATCGTCGAGGGTGACTCCGCCGGCGGCTCGGCCAAGTCCGGCCGGAACCCGCAGTACCAGGCGATCCTCCCGATCCGAGGAAAGATCCTCAACGTCGAGAAGGCCAGGATCGACAAGATCCTGCAGAACCAGGAGATCCAGGCACTGATCTCCGCCTTCGGCACCGGAGTCCACGAGGACTTCGACATCGCCAGGCTGCGCTATCACAAGATCATCCTGATGGCGGACGCCGACGTCGACGGACAGCACATCAGCACCCTGCTGCTGACCTTCCTGTTCCGCTTCATGCGGCCGCTGGTCGAGGCCGGGCACGTGTTCCTGTCGCGTCCCCCGCTGTACAAGATCAAGTGGGGCCGTGACGACTTCGAGTACGCGTACTCGGACCGCGAGCGCGACGCCCTGATCGAGCTGGGCCGGCAGAGCGGCAAGCGCATCAAGGAAGACTCGATCCAGCGCTTCAAGGGTCTCGGCGAGATGAACGCCGAGGAGCTGCGCATCACCACGATGGACCAGGAGCACCGCGTCCTCGGCCAGGTCACCCTGGACGACGCCGCGCAGGCCGACGACCTGTTCTCGGTCCTCATGGGCGAGGACGTCGAGGCGCGCCGCCAGTTCATCCAGCGCAACGCCAAGGACGTCCGCTTCCTCGACATCTGA
- the gyrA gene encoding DNA gyrase subunit A, with protein MADENTPSTPEEGVIAQRVEPVGLETEMQRSYLDYAMSVIVSRALPDVRDGLKPVHRRVLYAMYDGGYRPEKGFYKCARVVGDVMGNYHPHGDSSIYDALVRLAQPWSMRMPLVDSNGNFGSPGNDPAAAMRYTECKLAPLSMEMVRDIDEETVDFTDNYDGRSQEPTVLPARFPNLLINGSAGIAVGMATNIPPHNLREVAAGAQWCLENPEASHEELLDALIERIKGPDFPTGALVVGRKGIEEAYRTGRGSITMRAVVEVEEIQNRQCLVVTELPYQTNPDNLAQKIADLVKDGKVGGIADVRDETSSRTGQRLVIVLKRDAVAKVVLNNLYKHTDLQSNFSANMLALVDGVPRTLSLDAFIRHWVAHQIEVIVRRTKFRLRKAEERAHILRGLLKALDAIDEVIALIRRSDTVDIARTGLMGLLEIDEIQANAILEMQLRRLAALERQKIIQEHDELQAKITEYNAILASPVRQRGIVSEELAAIVEKFGDDRKTMLVPFDGDMSIEDLIAEEDIVVTISRGGYVKRTKADDYRSQKRGGKGVRGTKLKEDDIVDHFFVSTTHHWLLFFTNKGRVYRAKAYELPDAGRDARGQHVANLLAFQPDEAIAEILAIRDYEAAPYLVLATKGGLVKKTPLKDYDSPRSGGVIAINLRETEDGSDDELIGAELVSSEDDLLLISKKAQSIRFTATDDALRPMGRATSGVKGMSFREGDQLLSMNVVRPGTFVFTATDGGYAKRTAVDEYRVQGRGGLGIKAAKIVEDRGSLVGALVVEETDEILAITLSGGVIRTRVNEVRETGRDTMGVQLINLGKRDAVVGIARNAEAGSEAEEVVGDEAVDETTEGVATTGTDEGDAPSVE; from the coding sequence ATGGCCGACGAGAACACTCCCAGTACGCCTGAAGAGGGCGTCATCGCCCAGCGCGTCGAGCCCGTCGGGCTCGAGACGGAGATGCAGCGCTCATACCTCGACTACGCGATGTCCGTCATCGTGTCGCGAGCCCTGCCCGACGTCCGTGACGGCCTCAAGCCCGTCCACCGCCGCGTCCTGTACGCCATGTACGACGGCGGCTACCGGCCCGAGAAGGGCTTCTACAAGTGCGCCCGCGTCGTCGGCGACGTCATGGGCAACTACCACCCGCACGGCGACTCCTCGATCTACGACGCGCTGGTCCGCCTCGCGCAGCCGTGGTCGATGCGGATGCCGCTGGTGGACTCGAACGGCAACTTCGGCTCCCCGGGCAACGACCCCGCCGCCGCCATGCGCTACACCGAGTGCAAGCTGGCGCCGCTGTCCATGGAGATGGTCCGTGACATCGACGAGGAGACCGTCGACTTCACGGACAACTACGACGGCCGCTCCCAGGAGCCGACCGTCCTGCCGGCCCGCTTCCCGAACCTGCTGATCAACGGCTCGGCGGGCATCGCGGTCGGCATGGCCACCAACATCCCGCCGCACAACCTCCGTGAGGTCGCGGCGGGCGCCCAGTGGTGCCTGGAGAATCCGGAAGCTTCGCACGAGGAGCTCCTTGACGCGCTGATCGAGCGCATCAAGGGCCCCGACTTCCCGACCGGCGCGCTCGTCGTCGGCCGCAAGGGCATCGAGGAGGCGTACCGCACCGGGCGCGGCTCGATCACCATGCGCGCGGTCGTCGAGGTCGAGGAGATCCAGAACCGCCAGTGCCTGGTGGTCACCGAACTCCCCTACCAGACCAACCCCGACAACCTCGCGCAGAAGATCGCCGACCTGGTGAAGGACGGCAAGGTCGGCGGCATCGCGGACGTCCGCGACGAGACGTCGTCCCGTACCGGCCAGCGCCTCGTCATCGTCCTCAAGAGGGACGCGGTCGCCAAGGTCGTACTGAACAACCTCTACAAGCACACGGATCTGCAGTCGAACTTCAGCGCCAACATGCTGGCCCTGGTCGACGGTGTGCCGAGGACCCTCTCCCTGGACGCGTTCATCCGGCACTGGGTGGCGCACCAGATCGAGGTCATCGTCCGCCGTACGAAGTTCCGGCTGCGCAAGGCCGAGGAGCGGGCGCACATCCTGCGTGGCCTCCTGAAGGCCCTGGACGCCATCGACGAGGTCATCGCGCTCATCCGGCGCAGCGACACCGTGGACATCGCGCGTACGGGCCTGATGGGCCTCCTGGAGATCGACGAGATCCAGGCGAACGCCATCCTGGAGATGCAGCTCCGCCGACTGGCCGCCCTGGAGCGCCAGAAGATCATCCAGGAGCACGACGAACTCCAGGCGAAGATCACCGAGTACAACGCGATCCTGGCCTCCCCGGTCCGCCAGCGTGGCATCGTCAGCGAGGAACTCGCCGCGATCGTCGAGAAGTTCGGCGACGACCGCAAGACGATGCTGGTGCCCTTCGACGGCGACATGTCCATCGAGGACCTCATCGCCGAAGAGGACATCGTCGTCACCATCTCGCGCGGCGGCTACGTCAAGCGCACCAAGGCGGACGACTACCGCTCCCAGAAGCGCGGCGGCAAGGGCGTACGCGGCACGAAGCTCAAGGAAGACGACATCGTCGACCACTTCTTCGTGTCGACCACCCACCACTGGCTGCTGTTCTTCACCAACAAGGGCCGCGTCTACCGCGCGAAGGCGTACGAACTCCCCGACGCCGGCCGGGACGCGCGCGGGCAGCACGTCGCGAACCTGCTCGCCTTCCAGCCGGACGAGGCGATCGCCGAGATCCTCGCGATCCGTGACTACGAAGCGGCGCCCTACCTGGTCCTCGCGACCAAGGGAGGGTTGGTGAAGAAGACGCCTCTGAAGGATTACGATTCGCCCCGCTCCGGCGGTGTCATCGCGATCAACCTCCGTGAGACGGAGGACGGTTCCGACGACGAACTGATCGGCGCCGAACTCGTCTCGTCCGAGGACGATCTGCTGCTGATCAGCAAGAAGGCACAGTCGATCAGGTTCACGGCGACGGACGACGCACTGCGCCCCATGGGGCGTGCGACCTCCGGTGTCAAGGGCATGAGTTTCCGCGAGGGCGACCAGCTTCTCTCGATGAATGTTGTTCGACCCGGTACGTTCGTGTTCACTGCCACAGACGGCGGGTACGCGAAGCGCACCGCCGTCGACGAGTACCGCGTCCAGGGTCGCGGCGGCCTGGGTATCAAGGCCGCCAAGATCGTCGAGGACCGCGGTTCTCTCGTCGGCGCGCTGGTGGTCGAGGAGACCGACGAGATCCTCGCCATCACGCTGTCCGGCGGTGTGATTCGTACGCGAGTCAACGAGGTCAGGGAGACGGGCCGTGACACCATGGGCGTCCAACTGATCAACCTGGGCAAGCGCGATGCCGTCGTCGGTATCGCTCGTAACGCCGAGGCGGGATCCGAGGCGGAGGAAGTCGTCGGCGACGAAGCCGTCGACGAGACCACCGAGGGTGTCGCGACCACCGGCACGGACGAGGGTGACGCACCCTCGGTCGAGTAG
- a CDS encoding DUF3566 domain-containing protein, translating to MSGATGAGSTGTDTDGGGRGSAANATDPHTTQLRAIDVKKADSHAPDTHGSQGGTVTDTRGPGTQQQSAGPGPAAPGAKAPAQGQQPPPPAAPAAPPTGSPLQGSPLPGSPLPGERQPQQAAGPYHPPQAYPTQAPAAQSGAVRRPRTGARTAPRTRKARLRVAKADPWSVMKVSFLLSIALGICTVVASAVLWMVMDAMGVFSTVGGTISEATGSNESNGFDLQSFLSLPHVLTFSGIIAVIDVVLATALATLAAFIYNLSAGFVGGIELTLAEDE from the coding sequence GTGAGCGGAGCCACGGGCGCCGGATCGACCGGTACGGACACGGACGGCGGCGGCCGTGGCTCCGCCGCGAACGCGACAGATCCGCACACGACCCAACTGCGTGCGATCGACGTGAAGAAGGCCGACTCGCACGCGCCCGACACGCATGGATCCCAGGGGGGAACTGTGACGGACACCCGAGGTCCGGGCACCCAGCAGCAGTCCGCTGGACCGGGCCCGGCCGCACCCGGCGCGAAGGCTCCGGCCCAGGGGCAGCAGCCGCCCCCGCCGGCCGCACCGGCCGCGCCGCCGACGGGGTCCCCGCTCCAGGGTTCTCCGCTACCGGGTTCGCCCCTGCCCGGTGAGCGTCAGCCGCAGCAGGCGGCGGGGCCGTACCACCCGCCGCAGGCCTATCCCACGCAGGCGCCCGCCGCCCAGAGCGGTGCCGTACGGCGTCCTCGTACGGGTGCGCGGACGGCGCCCCGCACCCGCAAGGCGCGGCTGCGGGTGGCGAAGGCCGACCCGTGGTCGGTGATGAAGGTCAGTTTCCTGCTCTCCATCGCGCTGGGCATCTGCACGGTCGTGGCGTCCGCGGTGCTGTGGATGGTCATGGACGCGATGGGGGTCTTCTCGACGGTCGGCGGCACGATCTCGGAGGCGACCGGCTCGAACGAGTCGAACGGCTTCGACCTGCAGTCCTTCCTGTCCCTCCCGCACGTCCTGACGTTCTCCGGGATCATCGCGGTCATCGACGTCGTCCTGGCCACGGCCCTCGCGACGCTCGCCGCGTTCATCTACAACCTCTCCGCCGGCTTCGTCGGCGGCATCGAGCTGACGCTCGCCGAGGACGAGTGA
- a CDS encoding Imm32 family immunity protein has product MDEPRIRVYGSATEITVAGNAAGLLELAERLVGLADPELRSGYHEHLDSGIDLEDGSISLILERDDKL; this is encoded by the coding sequence ATGGATGAACCCCGGATCAGGGTGTACGGCTCAGCCACCGAAATCACCGTCGCGGGCAATGCCGCCGGGCTGCTGGAGCTGGCCGAGCGGCTCGTAGGTCTCGCCGATCCCGAGCTCCGGAGCGGCTACCACGAGCACCTTGACAGCGGCATCGACCTCGAAGACGGCTCGATCAGCCTGATCCTGGAACGCGATGACAAGCTCTAG
- a CDS encoding SIMPL domain-containing protein, with amino-acid sequence MTEIKEPWGLSVLGAGHVSAEPRIAQAKLAVDLLAATPKEAFEQAGAAVVRLRTVLREHGIPDSDVSGSRLALQSEFKGYGAERAFVGYRCEATYIVQTEDLDRLELLIEDAVRAGANRVDEVRFDVLDKPALRDEARRRAVGAARRKAEVYADACGVRLGPVVHIQDVDPESVGLRSHGSRIGGDPESTGVFAPGAVRVEAAVLLGFGLLPD; translated from the coding sequence ATGACAGAGATCAAGGAGCCCTGGGGGCTCAGCGTGCTCGGTGCGGGGCACGTGTCGGCGGAGCCCCGGATCGCCCAGGCAAAGCTCGCGGTCGACCTCCTGGCCGCGACACCCAAAGAAGCCTTCGAACAGGCTGGAGCAGCAGTGGTCAGGCTGCGGACCGTGCTGCGTGAGCATGGAATACCCGACTCCGACGTCTCCGGATCGCGTCTCGCCCTCCAGTCGGAATTCAAGGGCTACGGCGCGGAGCGGGCGTTCGTCGGCTATCGCTGCGAGGCGACGTACATCGTGCAGACCGAAGACCTCGACCGGCTCGAGCTTCTGATAGAGGACGCCGTCCGAGCCGGCGCGAACCGGGTCGACGAGGTGCGCTTCGACGTGCTGGACAAGCCCGCGCTCCGGGACGAGGCCCGCCGCAGGGCAGTCGGGGCCGCACGGCGCAAGGCCGAGGTCTACGCGGATGCCTGTGGTGTGCGGCTTGGCCCTGTAGTGCACATTCAGGACGTTGATCCGGAATCGGTCGGGCTGCGCAGTCATGGGAGCCGTATCGGAGGCGATCCCGAATCCACCGGTGTCTTCGCTCCCGGGGCGGTGCGTGTCGAGGCCGCTGTGCTGCTCGGCTTCGGTCTGTTGCCTGACTAG
- a CDS encoding DUF6344 domain-containing protein — translation MAQIKVMKLWNAFVTGFLALCTALGLITVTAAAAAATPRSEATSTSAVAQETTPALSPWTFTRSLPPTMKQRIRAEAHGKTPSCRHRPPTDTDEATETAEAVDQAQQPDHAEPGAPLQR, via the coding sequence ATGGCCCAGATCAAGGTCATGAAGTTGTGGAACGCCTTCGTCACCGGCTTCCTCGCGCTGTGCACGGCGCTCGGACTCATCACGGTCACCGCGGCGGCCGCCGCCGCGACTCCGCGGTCCGAGGCGACGAGCACGAGCGCGGTCGCCCAGGAGACGACACCGGCGCTCTCCCCCTGGACCTTCACCAGGTCCCTGCCCCCCACGATGAAGCAGCGCATCCGCGCCGAGGCCCACGGCAAGACCCCGAGCTGCCGCCACCGCCCGCCGACAGACACGGACGAGGCCACGGAGACTGCGGAGGCCGTGGACCAGGCTCAGCAGCCGGACCACGCCGAGCCGGGCGCTCCGCTCCAGCGCTGA
- a CDS encoding DLW-39 family protein, whose translation MKKLLLVALAAIGGLLVYRQIQADRAEQDLWTEATDSVPTGS comes from the coding sequence GTGAAGAAGCTTCTCCTGGTCGCACTGGCCGCCATCGGCGGGCTCCTCGTGTACCGCCAGATCCAGGCGGATCGCGCCGAGCAGGATCTGTGGACGGAGGCGACCGACTCCGTGCCCACGGGTTCGTGA